TATTTATGCAGGTAGCACCTTCCTCACCCACCTCCCCTTCCCCGGTCTCTATGCTGTCCTAGCACCATTAACTCTGCATTAAACATACGGAATAATAAACTTAAAAGTTTCATTTTAACGTGTCTGGGCTTTTTTGCCCTCTTTCCTGCAAGTCTCTTTTCTCCCCCAGTAAGTTTATGCTGGGTCACACAACCATCACATGGATTTGGTGCACGGCCTTCCTCTGCCTGTCATGAAgaacacgtccagagaagggccacgaggatgagcagagggctgcagcacctctcctatggaggcAGACTGAGTgaattggggctattcagtctagaaaagagaaggctctgaggggaccttattgtggccttccagtatcttaagggggcctacaagaaagctggggagggactttttagggtgtcaagtagggggaaatggaacaaaaatagaaatgggtagattcagattggattataggaagaaattcttcaccatgagggtggtgagacactggaacaggttgcccagaaaggtggtagaagccccatccctggaggcttttaaggccagggtggctctgaacaacctgatttagtgtgaggtgtccctgcccatggcaggggggttggaaccggatgatccttgaggtctcttccaaccctaacaatgctacgctttctatgattctaagaggaGACAAATAGAACTCTGATGGGCTTACCAGACTCCTTCATGGAGATGAAATATCTTCTGCTCATACCCCAGCTGCAGTCACCCCTTCAGGGAGAAACACAGTCACCCTGACTTCTGTTCATCAGCTAAGACCGAGCACATGCAATTAAGAAGAGCACTGTTCTGCATGTGCTTCATCCAATAATTTCTTAGTGCAATTGCTAGTACTCTCCAGAATAGGGGACTCAGGTTTCTTCTCTTGGTTCCTCATCACCAGGTGGCAGATGGTATACCTTCAAAACAAAGCTTCCCTACACACACAAACTTGTGTATTTTGGAAGCAGTCATGTGTTCAAGAAACacttggcacttcaggacatggtttaatggccacggtagtcttaggctgatggttggactcgatcttggaggtcttttccaaccaaaccaattctctACAACTAGTTTCTCTCTAGGAACTCAAATGCCCAGTCTCTTGCCTCCCACAAGCAAGAACCTAAATACAGACACTCAGAGCACATTCAAGAACAGATGTATACACCTTCTTGCATGGTGAAGAAGACATCCTGGGTGTAGTCATGTCCTGAAGgtgtttggaaagaaaacataCAGCAGATACTGGTCTGCTTAAGAACATCTCTCAAGGCCAACAATAGCAAGGTAGGATCCCAAACCCAGTTAACAACAACTACAAATTGATTCCAAAGGGTTTCAATGCTGATGCTTTGTGACTGATCCAGTGAGTTTGTGTTCACTAAATGTTTTATGAGTGAGGAGAGTAAGCAGGACTCTGGAACATGTTCAAAGCTTTTTACAACTCATAGCACTATTTGGATAAAGTCCTGtatcagcagcagaacagcttAATGGATCTAACAATGGTTGATGACAGCTAAAGACCTCCATGCAAGAGGATAGTAGACATtcactggagaggagaagaaatctCTACCTTAAATTAGAGGTTGTGGGAAGAGTCCAGAAAGGAACTACTGCACTGTGGAGCTAGTCAGAAGCATGTGTGGGGAAGATGGGTAGCCATGATGGAGTTAGGGACAGGAGAACTGATCACAGgtgtgggagagagaaaagacacAGTGTGGATGAACAAAACAGTGGGAAAATGAAGTCCTTAACCACATGCAAGCaaccttctccagctcttcaaaaaaagcaaattaagAAAGCGAGTGGGCTCTgtcccttctctctctgctgattCTCTCAGGGGAGAGGATGCCTCCTCTCAGCTAGGAGGGTCGCCACTACTAAGACAGGACTGAGAGCGCCGCTGGTAACAAAGGGGTTAACCACTCCTCTGCAGCCTAGCAGGAGCTGGCCCGGCATCCTTCCCTATCCCTTTAATCGTATCTGATACAGatgcaaggctggggaggggaggcgGGGAGGGAACAAAGAAGCCATTTAAACAAATTtcaaaaaagggagaagaaaagggacCCCCGCGCTCCATGGCAGACGCCGAAAGGCCTGCACAAAGGCACCATTTCAAGGCTGAAATTTCACCGCACCAACGTGATTAAAGGATTCCatggagggtggggggagaaggCTGAAGGCCACAGTGCTGCAAATTAACCTTTTCTTAGTAAGGATGGCCTGGACCAGGAAGCAttttgggggaggtgggggcgAGAGTCAACCTCCTTCCCACACCTGCGAGCATCTCCACATTCCCTTTGACCTGTCATTTTGGACCAGGGACCCATTCAGCTCTTGCATTACCACCCTCAAAACCAGCCCCTCCTGTGTGTGCCAGCAGAGAAAGGATGGACTAGAGCTTTTACAAGGAGCAGTAAGAGAATGACATTTATGACTGGTTACATGAGCTGAGCTCCCAGGCAGGTGGATTTAAATTCCCTTTGGGACACGGAtgctcatgttcaggcaccaACCATACAAGCAGCATGGAGAAGGTACTCTTTGTATATAAGTACAAGCTTTAACAAAAACTAGTTGGAAATATTCTGCCTGGACTggtgcaaagagaaaaatgagtgTCAAGCAGAGTCCATAGGTGAGGTGCACCTCCCCTCTTAAAgtctctttaaaataaaacaaaaattccaAGAGCATGTTTTGAAAATGTAAGTAAGTGAATAAGACTTGGTGTGTTCTGCTCAAGAGTTCAGACCTTCCTCACACGGGGGAAGAGCCTTGGAGCACACAGATCAAGAAATGAAAACTATGTAGTGGCTGGCTGGAAGCCCTTGCAGATTATAATGCATCCACCCACCTCCCAACTTGAGCACGTAACCTTCCTGCACATCAGAGCCAAGAGCATAGGTACCTGAGGGGGACAAAATGACTGACCTCTCATCACACTACAGATGAAAGCAGCTCTAGGATTTAACTGCTGTTATGCCTGTTATGCCACCATAGGAACCACCAGAATATGTACACCTGTGCGGAGAACACACAGCCAGGACCACCAGTTCCACCATGTGCCGGGGAATGGCTGCACAAGCAGCAAGCGTGGCAAcaacctgcagctgcccagctggTGGGACCGCAAGTGGCGACTGCGCTTCCGGCTGGGGCAGTGCCACTGAAAGGGGATCCCCACTTCTGataagcagcaggagcagacaaACAATAGGTGATTTGATGAGAACTGCTCTACGATACTCCTGAGAAGccccacagccagctctggccAGAAAGGAAATTGGGGGTTTCCACAGCAACCTGCTAAAGGCACAAAGGCCCAACTGTCTAGGGGGAAGCAATGGAGGTGTCTCAGTATTCCCATTTTAAGAAGGGACGTGGTTGGAGGGCTGAAGTCTTTCTGAAGCCAAAGTACCTGCAAGAGCATTTTCGTACACCAGGAGTTTAACTTGCTATCGGTCCTGTAATTGgggaggagcagtgctgggggaggaggaagtAACTACTGCAGTCTTTAGCCCAGCTAAAAGGCAGGGCCAAGAAAAGCATGGCACTTAGTTCCCAAGTCTTACTAATACAGCCCACGACACAGCTGCTAGAGAGAGGTAATAAAAAGAGTCTTCTCTTGGGTGCGCAGGACTgaggtgaaagagaaaaaaaaaaacacccaaacgtGTAACTTGAAACAGGGAGGTTCATAATTTATTTACACAACtataaacaaaaatagaaacatcTCTGGAGCAGGAAAGATCCAAAACAATGTCTGGAGGCTGCTCAGTCTGTGATAATTAACTCATCTACACCCCAGTCTTCATAGCTCCCATCTGGTAGGTAACGACGGATGATTATGGGGATCTTGCGGGCTCTGAAGGGAGGACAGAGAGGTGAACAGAGCCTTCACTACACCACTTCAGCAGGCAGTGGGCACTGAAGTACTGTGGAGCTTCAGTAAGCTCACCAAGTTTAACTGAGTGATCTGTTGCAGCACCAGTGATTTGGTGTCACACAACAGAGGGAAATCCCAACAACCTTCTGTCTTTTTGTAGGTGCAAAACACTGAGCATCCTTAGACTTGAAACAACCAAAGGCCTCTGCAAGGTCAGGCCTCTGCAAGGTCAGGCCTCTGTTGCTACTGCAGGTATTAAGCCCTTGGATCTGAACCCACTATGAGACGCCACCAGCTGATCTcgttggaggtgtcccttgctcactgcaaggggcttggacaagaagaccttcaagagttccttccaacccagtgcattctaatATTCTACGACCTAGCTCAGAtgtaggagagaaaaaaaaagaattaaaaaaaaaaaaaaatcaagggacTTGAGGAACAAATCCACTCTGATTGATAGAAGTTTTTTTCCCTACAAGACACTACAAAAGTGGGAGAATTCCGAAAACCTTCACAACAAACTAGTATTTACAGAGTATTTTGCAACCTGAAAGCGTCAGTTACATTTTAAGGATATGTGGAACAGAGACTATTCAGGTACCAAAAGCTGGTACAGCTGTGGTGGAGCACAGCATCTCCTAACAGGGCTTCTCATCAGGAAGCAAGAAAATGCTGAACCCCATTTAACTTACTGGAAGCAGATTTAATTCAGCAGAATAATCAGCCTGAAATCTAACCAGAGCATCAGGTTTCAAGTGTATCAGACTTGAAAAGTTACACAACTTCTTTAGTAATCACATTCAGTGCTGTTGTTTTTCCAGTAGCAAAGTAGCTTCCTCCTGCCAAGGCTTACAAGTGAATTTTGgcacagaccaggatgccactATACTTTGTCACATCCTGACTTACTTTCTAGAGCTCATGCTCATAGAGACAAGAAGCAACTCAGATTGAGCTTCGAGATCTGACAGAAAAAATACCTAAGAAGGTTTTGGCAATGATAAAAGGGAGCTGTGGAAGAGATATAAACTTGCAAGAGCAACTGCAACGTACTGAGCACGGGGAGAGCAGGGGACAATTCAGTTCAGCAACAGGCATTTAATGGagtccagctgctctgctggaaagatACCTGCATGTGATCTAGGCTACCAACCATGGAGGCAAACTGTGGGTCAACAGAGAGCTCTGGTGTGGCAAGGTGGATCTGTAAATGGTCATCCAAAATCCATGTCTGCTGCAGTCAGAAAGGATTTATTCATCTTTCTGCAAGCAAGGGACGTGCCTCCTCACAAGCACAATAAGCCAAGTGCAAGTGCACAAGGGTGTGGGAAAAGACCATTCTTAACAGGGTCTCCACGTCACCAGCCTGACCTGTATTTTATCTTTGGCCAGCACTTCACTTAACACAGGTCTGCTCAGATACCTGCTTCAAATTCAAATCCATTCAGAGAATGAAACTGATTTCAGAAAGATGAGGACCTTGGCTTCTCATCATAGAAATAAAGAACATTTGGACACTGAAGCAAAAGAGGTCAGAGCATTCCTAACCAGCAGTACTTTGCATGATCAACTAGAATGGGAGAGAGCAACTTCAGACAAGTCCAAAggtgaaaaaaagggaagacaaCTGTAGTGCTTACTGTGACTGAGGGAAGACAAGACTGTCTTGGAAAGAGCTGCTAAAAGTTGGGACAAGGAGAGGACTGCTGGCTTTAGGGAAATCAGTATACTTACCACCAAAGACTGGGACTTACTTGAGCTCTTTCATGGCAATCAGCAAGGGGTCTGTTTCCCCTTCCAACTCCACCATCACAGGGGCACACATCCTAGGACAGAACATTAACACTCATTTAAGTGAATGCATAGAAAAGGGGACAGTTAAGCATGTGCCTATCCATGTCACCCAGACAAGCAGCCAGTAAAGAGGGAGGGACACCACCTTGGCCAGTCTGATTTGCTCTCTTATGCACTTCATAAAGAAAATTCCCCCAAGAGGTAAGAGAGTGAGCTTTTACATGAAAATGTTTATCTTGCCCCattcctcagcctctgctgaccAACTGGTGTTCAAGGGCTGGTCAGCTCCACCATGCTAGTCACCCTCTACTGTACTtaaatgagaggaaaagaatGGTTCTAAAATTAATGGTTCTAAAATTAATCCAATGAAGAGAGTGGAAACATTGTAAAATGAGCACACCCCCTgcaactccagcacctctcttcCATTCTCATTTGCTCACACCTTCCAGGCTTTGTTTGGGGGCACGCAAGGGGCTGGATTTacctctaggaaaaaaaaaaaagacaaaaaggtaTTTCACAGAAGATTGTGACAGCAGAGCAAACATAGGTGACAATAGCTGCCCATTAGACAGGGGCAGCAAAGAAAGTTCACGTTATGCATGGGTAAGGccactgggggctgctgctggcctagGTTCAGCACTGAAGGCAGAATATGCAGGTGAAGCAGAACCAGGCACCAGTGCTTTCGATTAAAGACCTGGTATGGACCCATCTCATTCCCTGCCTCCaaatttttcatgttttccatCAGTTGAAAGAATGTGCAGCAAAAAGGCTTCACAGAGTGAAGACTGTTGCAAAGAAGAGCTTGGCAAAGTGATGATTAAGGAAAGATCTGATCAGCATCTAGGAGCTCCTAAGTAACATAGAGGAACAACTTTATTTTAAGGGTGGCTATAACCAAGATGAAACTCAAGAGACATGCTTTCAGACAAACCTTGCCACAGCCTAATAACCTTGATCACAAAGCAGTTTTACCAAAAGAAGTGTTAaactttttaatatatattattaAAAAGTCTAGGCAGGTAAATGGATgaagctgagagcagccagcctCAGATACTGAAAGACTTAAATGTTACTATCTATTATGAAGGAGGCCTCACCATCccaaatacttttaaaaacttGCCACAATACAACTGCATTTAAAATAGATTTCAATCTGGTTACTCCATTCCCAAGTCCTACAGCCCTGTGGTATCAACTGAAGATGTTCTGGAGCACTCTACACTTCAACACTAGCTGTAGTTGAGCTTTCCAAGCCCCACTGGCTCCCTTAGGAAAGACAGAAGCCAGGATCAGCTTGTCACATGCAACTAAGAGCTccatgatcagagggttggagcagtcTCCCTACAGGGGCAGGCTGTGAGGGTTGAAGCTATTCAGCccgaagaaaaggctccagggagaccttatagaagctttccagtaactgaagggggactacaagaagggtggggagagactctttacaagggcttgtagcaatagaatgagaggtaatggctttaagctggaagacagtagatttagactgggtattaggaagaaatgctttacaGTGAGGTGAGCCAGTGGAACAGtgtccagggaagttgtggatgccccctccctggaactgttcaaggccaggctcgacggggccttgggcaacctgatctagtgggagatgtcccggcccatggcagaagggttggaactagatgatctttaatgtcccttccaactcataTATCATTGTATGATCCTGTGCTTTAGTGTTGACCAAGATGGTGATCTGAAAGACTGGCAGTCATGTGAGATCCAGGAGTTTctaaggaaggaggaaagcagctTTCAGTGGTAAGGGTGGAGAAGCGGAGCATCACTCGGGCATAGGGAGCGCAGTACTCACGCGATCTGGAGGGCGCGAGTGCCCAGGACTCTGGCGCGCTCGTATTTGGTCATGTAGGGGGTAGTGATCCGCTTCTGGTTTGCCTGCTGCCGCTCTCCCGAGGGGAGGATTTCCAcgttctcctgtccctcctggggAAAGCAGACCAGTGCTGCATCTCAGCAGTGCGCATCGAGGCCCCACAGTGCTGGAAGTGCTCCTGAGACCTCCATAGCCCCAGCGACCGCCTAGCCAGGCCGATGCACAGGCCTGCGGTCCCGGCAGAGTTTGCCCCGGCAGGCCGGCGCGGCAACCCGCGGGACACATACCTCCTCTGCGTTCTCCAGGTCCTCCAggccctcatcctcctccacaTCGTCGAAGTCGTCTCCGTCAAAGCTGCGAGAGTGACACGCGCATCGCACCCGGGCCAGGCCACCTGGGCGAGGccaccctgcccagcccagtCCCGCCGCGGCCTCCTCCCGACCCCACCCGACCCGAAGCCTCGGCCACGATACGCTGCCGCCACCTCGCTTCACCTACTCTTTCCTTCCCACCCCGGCCAACCCCGCTCTCACTTGTCCTCGTTGTCAGACATGTTGCTCCCCGCCGCTTCCCTGCCGGCCGGAAGTAGCGCTCACTTCCGGGTGCGCGCCGGTACGTCCACCGGAAGTGCCGCGGCGCCGCCGTTACCGGGGCGCCGCCGTGCTGTGCACTCCCCCCCGCTTCCCGCGCCTTCTTTCCCTCTCGGCGCGCCGTTTATCGCGATGCAGGCGTCCGGGCCCAGGAGGTCGGCGGCGGCAAGGGGAGGCGGCGGCGCGGGGCACGCTGCCGAGCCGGTCCGATGCAGCCCGGGGACCCGGGAGCTGCTAAGAGGTACGGCGGAGCGGGGCTGGAGCCAAAGCCAGCCGGTCAGGTTCCCCGTACCTCGCGCACCTGTGGGATCCGGCCCGTCGTGCCCCCACGACGGCCGCTGCAGGGAGAAGATCCCCACCCCGAAGTGAAGCGTCCCACCGCTCTTGTCCCGGCGGGAGCGGGAGAACCGGGCGGGCCTGGCGCTGCCGGCGCCACTCCGTCTGGAGTCTTCAAAGCCAAGTGccgggtcctgcacttgggtcacagcaaccccaggcaACGCTATAGGCCTGgggcagaatggctggaaagctgttcGGCAGAAAAGGACccgggagtgctggttgacagccggctgaacgtgagccagcagtgtgcccaggtggccaggaaggtcaCCAGCGTCCTgccctggatcaggaatagtgtggccagcagaaacaGGGATGTGATCTTACCCCTGTAcctgagcactggtgaggctgcagcctgggtactgtgttcagttttgcttGTTAAAGTGTAAGAgagacactgaagtgctggagcgtgtccagagaagggcaacaaagctggtgaggggtctgcagaacaggtcttatgagaagcagttgggcttgtttattctggagaagagactgagagagattgttgctctccacaactacctgaaaggaggttgtagtgaggagggtgttggtctcttcttcaaAGTAGCAaacgataggacaagaggaaatggcctcaagttacaccagaggagggttaggttggatgttaggaaaaatccCTTCaccaaaagggctgtcaagcattgtaacaggctgcccagggaagtggttgagtcaccatacctggaggtatttagaagatgtgtagatgtcatgcttaaggacatggtttagtggtggacttggcagtgttaggtttatgTTTGGTCTAGATGGTCTTAAatgccttttccagcctaaatgattccattCTTCTAAACCTGCATTTTCAATCCCTTTGGGTTTGGGTTACGAGGGGGGATTGCTTTTGGGGAGGGAgttccccagcctgtcccctgccagagGGGAAGCATGGAGCCCCCTTGAGCTGCTGTCTTCACCTATACATCATGTTTTACAGTGATGATGGAGGAGTCAAAGCTAACGTGTTTCCAGAGGCGATACCTGATGGACTGTGTGAAACGTGAGTGCAGGCCCTCTTGCTTTCCCTCCCACCACTTTGATGTGCTGAAGAGCTTTTGCTGCTCACCTTAAGACAGGGACATTCACTCACAGCCTGCTTGGATGGGCAAGTGTTTCAGAACAGCATGGCTGCTGCCAGTGTACCACAGCCAGTACAGGTGACATGTCCCCAAGCATCATCCAGGGAACAAGACCCAGTGGTGTCAGTGCATACCAACAGCCACTGGGAACATCTGTGGCACCTGGGGTCTTTGCTCCCCTCCTGGTGCTACAGTGGATTGTCAGGGAGATCCTCTGCTAGCAATATCCATCCAGAGTCTTCTCTGCCTTAGTGTTATTTTCGCTTCATTCTTCAGGAGGAGGTACCCTGCCCCTCCAGGTCCAGCCCATGTCAAGCAAAGAGCCAGAGCTTGCAGTGCCTGCTTTCTCCCCACCAGTCTGTCAGCGCAGCAGGCTTGCAGCTAAACCACATCTCCGTCCTGCCAAGGTCTGCCAGGCAGGAGATGCCTATGTCCGAGAGAAATTCAAGCCACAGGCAAGGCGTAAGTCAGCAAACACCActaataagtaaataaattatGGCATCCagttcctcttccctttctgtcCGTCCCCTGCCTGcaatctcagcagcagcagggagtgtTTAATTGCTTTTTATCTTCATAGTTTCTGTCTTCAAGGAAGCTTTAAAAATGCATCTCTGAGGGAACATCTACTGTCAGTGCTTGCTAACTTCTGCCTGCTGGCCTGGGTGGGTGACAGGCCAGAGACTGAGTTCTAATGATATCTATGAACTGTGTGGAGATCATGTAGGAAGTGTCACATGTTACAGTCTGGACTCCAAGCCCCACCATGCTTTGCTCTGGCCAGCCCTTTCCTACAGTGGGCATGATGTCAGCATGGTACTGAGTACTCaccaagctggtgagggactttttagggtgttaagtagtgataggactagggggaatggaacaaagatagaaatgggtagattcagattgcgtggtaggaagaaattcttcaccatgagggtggtgagacactggaacaggttgcccagggaggtggtggaggccccatccctggaggtttttaaggccaggctggatgtggctctgagcaacctgatctagtgtgaggtgtccttgcccatggcagagaggttggaactagatgatccttgaggtcctttccaatcctaaAAATTCTATAGTTCAACTGGTACTGAATACTCACCAACTGATTCAACTGGCTGAACCCAAGGCAGGAGGGAGCCCTGCGTCATTTTGTAGCTTATTAATGTGACTCAAAcctgctgtgtgtctgtgtgctgctTGTGCTGCCCAGTCTGGGATTGAGCTGTCGTTTTCATAGTGCTTCCTCtggcatcaccagcagagaaGTGGCATGGCCAGGCTCCTCCTGGAGGAGGTGGGCtgataataatttcttttccccttgaCATTCACAGGAGAtttggaaaaggagaaacaaaggCTCCAAAACATCTTAGCAACAGGGAAGGATGTGGTGGAGTGCAACATGAATCAGACTCAGGTTCAGACAAAGGAAGAGGAGATACCTGAGCCTGACCGCTTTGAAGAATGTAGGTCCTTACATACCCTGGAGGAATGCAGGTGGGAAGCCAGTTccctcccagggctgtggtggcagGCCATGATGCCAGTAACCTGAAGCCCATTGTGGAAGGAGGCACAAAGCCCAGTTTCCAAGAGAAGGAACTTGTTgctgtgatgctctgattcAGTTGTCCTAGCAGAGCTTATGCTGCAGAGGTTTGCTGGTAGATTCGAGCTCCTTGGGCTGAGCTCACACAATAAACTTTGCTGGCAGGGGAATTCCCTCAGGACATTCAGGGTGACCTGGGCAGGAAGCCCAGGTGCCAGGGGTCCTTTTTCCAGCCAGGATAACTCAATGTAGACTAAGACGCTTGCCAGTCTGAGTATGGTCTGggctcttgttttctttcactccaAGATCAGAGCAGTTACACTGGCAAAGCTTAAATGCTGAGCAGGATTTTGAGCAGTGATGGACTGCAGAATATTCTGGGATGGCAAAACCCTGCCTAATACCTCTCTGAACTTGAATCTTCgtcatgtgtgtgtgcatttcagtcagcccttcctcagccagggcagcagaaAGATGGCTCATGCTAGAATAATGTGTACAGAAGTGGCACTTTGgtccctgctgcagtgaggcAAGCTGAGTGTTGTCCTTGACACACCTGAAATACCCATCCATGTACTTTGTAGCACGGCAAGATTTGGACCAGCTTGCTGCAGGTCTGTGCTGCAAAGCAGTAGCTAACAGTCTGTACCTCCACTGGCCCTGGCTGCAGAGATGGCTGTGGTCACTGGGTGATGCATGCCAACTAATGAACCTGAGTAGCTTTAAGCTGGTTCTGTCTCCATCCACAGGCTGGTTAAATTGTCCATAAGCAATATTCTGTAAAGGAAAACTAG
The nucleotide sequence above comes from Indicator indicator isolate 239-I01 chromosome 14, UM_Iind_1.1, whole genome shotgun sequence. Encoded proteins:
- the POLR2F gene encoding DNA-directed RNA polymerases I, II, and III subunit RPABC2 yields the protein MSDNEDNFDGDDFDDVEEDEGLEDLENAEEEGQENVEILPSGERQQANQKRITTPYMTKYERARVLGTRALQIAMCAPVMVELEGETDPLLIAMKELKARKIPIIIRRYLPDGSYEDWGVDELIITD
- the C14H22orf23 gene encoding LOW QUALITY PROTEIN: UPF0193 protein EVG1 (The sequence of the model RefSeq protein was modified relative to this genomic sequence to represent the inferred CDS: deleted 1 base in 1 codon), producing MLLPAASLPAGSSAHFRVRAGVRAQEVGGGKGRRRRGARCRAVRCSPGTRELLRVMMEESKLTCFQRRYLMDCVKRGGTLPLQVQPMSSKEPELAVPAFSPPVCQRSRLAAKPHLRPAKVCQAGDAYVREKFKPQARRDLEKEKQRLQNILATGKDVVECNMNQTQVQTKEEEIPEPDRFEELVNEVQERREFLAEMEALGQGKKYRSIVLTEISQKIREMEIIDKKRSEEIRESMTKDFPSGNKSDPCDWTKGKT